In Gadus macrocephalus chromosome 4, ASM3116895v1, the following proteins share a genomic window:
- the LOC132455483 gene encoding putative nuclease HARBI1 has protein sequence LGFRGVIGCIDGTHIPIIAPSINEGDYVNRKSVHSINVQIICDAAHMINNVEAKWPGSVYDSRMFRESTLSARFARGEFDGYLFGDREYPCQRYLLTPYPDPQRHYNLAHCRTRARVEMTIGILKARFQCLRRLRVTPERACDIIVACVVLHNIATIRGEQCPTLSPNDPDNNPEPPC, from the exons ttagggTTTCGAGGTGTGATTGGCTGCATAGATGGCACTCACATTCCTATCATAGCTCCTTCAATAAATGAAGGAGATTATGTGAATAGGAAATCTGTCCACAGCATTAATGTACAG ATCATATGTGACGCAGCCCACATGATAAATAATGTGGAAGCAAAGTGGCCTGGGTCTGTGTATGACTCACGAATGTTTCGTGAGTCTACACTGAGTGCCAGATTTGCCCGTg GAGAGTTTGATGGTTATCTATTCGGAGACAGAGAGTACCCCTGCCAGCGCTATCTGCTgaccccttaccctgacccACAGCGACACTACAACTTGGCTCACTGCAGGACACGAGCCAGAGTGGAGATGACCATCGGCATACTCAAGGCCCGGTTCCAGTGCCTTCGTAGGCTCCGGGTCACCCCGGAAAGGGCTTGTGACATTATAGTGGCATGTGTGGTTCTCCACAACATTGCCACTATTAGAGGAGAACAATGTCCTACACTTTCCCCCAATGATCCAGATAATAATCCTGAACCCCCCTGCTGA
- the LOC132455175 gene encoding serine/arginine repetitive matrix protein 2-like isoform X1 produces MAANIEQIFQDFILNKIREIEDQQEENGPVKALASDADATARTIPDSERDDKEEDSQGAALKKHKKHKKHKSKKSKKKKKKRDKDEKESSSESGVESEGESKHRSSRTPGEETHDGDGNRKASRHKQRLTGKKKKRRRRKEDGRSSSESGGSQKGGRRGSGSTSRRQEDLPDIIPKQDSSKAGGADPGRGGGRSQTSRSHVPSRSRSRSARRAHRSRSRSRRRSRRSRSRSRSRSRRRRTKSTSRSRSQFGRRSRRTKSRSRSRSPRSRRRSPKGRRSRTRSGSGTRGSGPDKKPSLDPAAGGTEPSDPCLPGNEPQVPDPVVEPAAPTPRDPLIPSPDPSPPEAVAVKAAGSWRPLPPLEVMTSASSSRKDGSTKPSTQPSTQPSTQPSTQPSIEPSIEPSTQPSIEPSIEPSTQLSTQPSIEPSTQLSTQPSIQPSSQPSIQPSIQPSIQPSSQPSTQPSTQPSTQPSTQPSIQPSSQPSIQPSIQPSIQPSSQPSTQPSTQPSTQPSTQPSTQPSTQPSIAPSAAGPERPAGDPASPRPVPGGEGCGDGAGAPGEDPPAAEPQGADRAADPPAQERGEDAGEGSPVQKESDDPVPLPGPCDIQPGAVDPGHPTESPRLSEKPHPDDGKDTKSSTKKKKRTSSKSPQKKKEAKKSSRRRSRSNSRARRRSSRSVSRSKRKRSGSRKKRSVSRKKRSVSRKKRSVSRRKRSGSRRKRSGSRRKRSGSRRKRSGSRRKRSGSRPRRRSRSKSRSKKKSKSRSPARRSRRSRSGSRAPRRGAYGGGFSQRDRWKREPSHSPVLILRKNRSPAPTHGGAGQSPPRITELDKEQLLEIAKANAAAMCTKAGVPIPDNLKPRLTGQLLMPLTMPMPNMAMNAAMASMTAATMTAALSSMGALAAMPPLPSITNKPPPGLPQLNMAALEVVKKKVTKQANSISIKEFTDKCKMIVDSKGELPVAQPHVSDEEDEGKPFGSAALREQKAISFSINNMSVRPAARSDAGIAKEFPVSSGSQHRKKEGDAPGAYGEWVKVEKTTAAAAKAAAAAVAAAVAAAMKAAASSSSPGATAAETQPPAVTPAAETQVAAVSSASDSVFPEPPLQPVDISQAVIERIKAQRRLAENPCDVSAISMLSRAQEQVDAWAQSNTIPGLFTGSTGATVLTSEELSSSGPQAWLKKVPLVAGARRRPH; encoded by the exons ATGGCCGCCAACATAGAACAAATATTCCAAgactttattttaaataaaataagagaAATTGAGGACCAACAAGAAGAAAACGG TCCTGTGAAGGCCTTGGCTTCAGACGCCGACGCCACCGCCAGGACCATACCGGACTCTGAGAGGGATGACAAGGAAGAGGACAGCCAGGGAGCAGCCCTCAAGAAACACAAGAAGCACAAGAAGCACAAGAGCAAGAAGagcaagaaaaagaagaagaaacgaGACAAAGACGAGAAGGAGAGCAGCTCTGAGTCTGGGGTCGAGTCAGAAGGAGAGTCCAAGCATCGCTCCAG CAGAACACCCGGAGAGGAGACCCATGATGGAG ACGGCAATCGAAAAGCCAGTCGGCACAAGCAGCGCTTGacggggaagaagaagaaaaggaggCGGAGAAAAGAAGATGGCCGAAGCTCGTCCGAGTCAGGGGGCAGCCAGAAGGGTGGCCGCCGGGGCTCCGGCTCCACATCCCGCCGGCAGGAAGACCTCCCAGACATCATTCCCAAGCAG GACAGCTCTAAGGCCGGAGGAGCCGACCccgggagagggggtgggaggagccagACCTCGCGCTCCCATGTCCCGTCCCGCTCGCGCTCCCGCTCTGCGCGGAGAGCGCACCGCTCGCGCTCGCGCTCCAGGCGGCGCAGCCGGAGGTCAAGGTCCCGCTCCCGCTCAAGGTCCAGGCGTCGCAGAACTAAGTCCACCTCCAGGTCAAG GTCCCAGTTCGGCCGGCGATCCAGGAGGACAAAGTCCCGATCCCGATCCCGGTCCCCCAGGAGCCGCCGGCGGTCGCCCAAGGGCCGGCGGTCAAGGACCCGGTCTGGATCCGGGACGAGGGGCTCTGGACCGGACAAGAAGCCCTCCCTCGACCCAGCCGCCGGTGGGACGGAGCCCTCCGAT CCCTGCCTTCCTGGCAACGAACCCCAGGTCCCTGACCCCGTCGTAGAGCCGGCGGCCCCCACCCCGCGGGACCCCCTCATCCCCTCCCCGGACCCTTCGCCCCCAGAAGCCGTGGCTGTGAAGGCGGCGGGGTCATGGAGACCACTGCCGCCCTTGGAGGTCATGACCTCCGCCAG TTCGTCACGGAAGGACGGCTCCACCAAACCCTCCACCCAACCCTCCACCCAACCCTCCACCCAACCCTCCACCCAACCCTCCATAGAACCCTCCATAGAACCCTCCACCCAACCCTCCATAGAACCCTCCATAGAACCCTCCACCCAACTCTCTACCCAACCCTCCATAGAACCCTCCACCCAACTCTCCACCCAACCTTCCATCCAACCCTCCTCCCAACCCTCCATCCAACCCTCCATCCAACCCTCCATCCAACCCTCCTCCCAACCCTCCACCCAACCCTCCACCCAACCCTCCACCCAACCCTCCACCCAACCTTCCATCCAACCCTCCTCCCAACCCTCCATCCAACCCTCCATCCAACCCTCCATCCAACCCTCCTCCCAACCCTCCACCCAACCCTCCACCCAACCCTCCACCCAACCCTCCACCCAACCCTCCACCCAACCCTCCACCCAACCCTCCATCGCACCCTCCGCGGCTGGACCCGAACGTCCGGCCGGTGACCCCGCGTCCCCCCGCCCAGTCCCCGGTGGGGAGGGCTGTGGGGACGGGGCGGGCGCCCCCGGGGAGGACCCGCCCGCCGCCGAGCCCCAGGGGGCAGACCGAGCGGCGGACCCTCCGgcccaggagagaggggaggacgcgGGGGAGGGCTCTCCGGTTCAAAAAG AATCCGACGATCCTGTCCCACTGCCTGGTCCCTGTGACATACAGCCCGGCGCTGTCGACCCGGGACATCCTACAGAGAGCCCCCGTCTGTCAGAGAAGCCGCACCCAGACGACGGCAAGGATACCAAGTCCTccacgaagaagaagaagaggacgtCGTCCAAGTCGccgcagaagaagaaggaggccaAGAAGAGCAGCAGGCGGAGGTCCAGGTCCAACTCCCGCGCCCGCCGGAGGAGCTCGCGCTCGGTGAGCCGCAGCAAGAGGAAGAGGTCTGGGTCCCGGAAGAAGAGGTCCGTGTCGAGGAAGAAGAGGTCCGTGTCGAGGAAGAAGAGGTCCGTgtcgaggaggaagaggtccgggtcgaggaggaagaggtccgGGTCCCGGAGGAAGAGGTCCGGGTCCCGGAGGAAGAGGTCCGGGTCCCGGAGGAAGAGGTCCGGGTCCAGGCCGCGGAGGAGATCCAGGTCCAAGTCCAGGTCCAAGAAGAAATCAAAGTCAAG gtcCCCGGCCCGGCGGTCCAGGAGGTCGCGGTCCGGGTCGCGGGCGCCGCGCCGGGGCGCGTACGGCGGGGGCTTCAGCCAGCGGGACCGCTGGAAGAGGGAGCCCAGCCACTCCCCCGTGCTCATCCTCCGCAAGAACCGCTCGCCCGCCCCCACGCACGGCGGCGCCGGCCAGAGCCCGCCGCGCATCACGGAGCTGG ACAAGGAGCAGCTGCTGGAGATCGCCAAGGCCAACGCAGCGGCCATGTGCACCAAGGCGGGCGTGCCCATCCCGGACAACCTGAAGCCCAGGCTGACCGGCCAGCTGCTCATGCCCCTCACCATGCCCATGCCCAACATGGCCATGAATGCAGCCATGGCCAGCATGACCGCCG cGACGATGACGGCGGCGCTGTCCAGCATGGGGGCCCTGGCTGCCAtgccccccctgccctccatcACCAATAAGCCCCCGCCCGGCCTCCCCCAGCTCAACATGGCCGCCCTGGAGGTGGTGAAGAAGAAAGTGACCAAGCAGGccaacagcatcagcatcaaGGAGTTCACGGAT AAATGCAAGATGATCGTGGACAGCAAGGGGGAGCTGCCTGTGGCCCAGCCTCACGTCTCagatgaggaggacgaggggaAACCCTTCGGGAGCGCAGCCCTGCGAGAGCAGAAGGCCATCAGCTTCAGCATCAAT AACATGTCCGTTCGACCGGCCGCGCGGAGCGATGCGGGCATCGCCAAAGAGTTCCCCGTCTCCTCGGGATCCCAGCACCGCAAGAAG GAGGGCGACGCCCCCGGCGCCTACGGAGAATGGGTCAAGGTGGAGAAGACCACCGCCGCGGCGGCCAAAGCAGcggccgccgccgtcgccgccgccgtcgccgccgccaTGAAGGCGGCAGCGTCCTCCTCGTCGCCGGGGGCGACGGCTGCCGAGACGCAGCCCCCCGCAGTCACCCCGGCGGCCGAGACACAGGTGGCCGCCGTGTCCTCCGCCAGTGACAGCGTTTTCCCCGAGCCGCCGCTACag CCGGTGGATATCTCCCAGGCTGTGATTGAGCGGATCAAAGCTCAAAGGCGATTGGCCGAGAACCCTTGCGACGTCAGCGCCATCAGCATGCTCAGCCGCGCACAAGAGCAG gtgGACGCCTGGGCCCAGTCCAACACCATCCCCGGGCTGTTCACCGGCTCCACGGGGGCCACGGTCCTCACCTCCGAAGAGCTGTCCAGCAGCGGGCCCCAGGCCTGGCTCAAAAAGGTACCCCTAGTGGCAGGCGCGCGCAGACGACCACACTGA
- the LOC132455175 gene encoding serine/arginine repetitive matrix protein 2-like isoform X2 produces the protein MAANIEQIFQDFILNKIREIEDQQEENGPVKALASDADATARTIPDSERDDKEEDSQGAALKKHKKHKKHKSKKSKKKKKKRDKDEKESSSESGVESEGESKHRSRTPGEETHDGDGNRKASRHKQRLTGKKKKRRRRKEDGRSSSESGGSQKGGRRGSGSTSRRQEDLPDIIPKQDSSKAGGADPGRGGGRSQTSRSHVPSRSRSRSARRAHRSRSRSRRRSRRSRSRSRSRSRRRRTKSTSRSRSQFGRRSRRTKSRSRSRSPRSRRRSPKGRRSRTRSGSGTRGSGPDKKPSLDPAAGGTEPSDPCLPGNEPQVPDPVVEPAAPTPRDPLIPSPDPSPPEAVAVKAAGSWRPLPPLEVMTSASSSRKDGSTKPSTQPSTQPSTQPSTQPSIEPSIEPSTQPSIEPSIEPSTQLSTQPSIEPSTQLSTQPSIQPSSQPSIQPSIQPSIQPSSQPSTQPSTQPSTQPSTQPSIQPSSQPSIQPSIQPSIQPSSQPSTQPSTQPSTQPSTQPSTQPSTQPSIAPSAAGPERPAGDPASPRPVPGGEGCGDGAGAPGEDPPAAEPQGADRAADPPAQERGEDAGEGSPVQKESDDPVPLPGPCDIQPGAVDPGHPTESPRLSEKPHPDDGKDTKSSTKKKKRTSSKSPQKKKEAKKSSRRRSRSNSRARRRSSRSVSRSKRKRSGSRKKRSVSRKKRSVSRKKRSVSRRKRSGSRRKRSGSRRKRSGSRRKRSGSRRKRSGSRPRRRSRSKSRSKKKSKSRSPARRSRRSRSGSRAPRRGAYGGGFSQRDRWKREPSHSPVLILRKNRSPAPTHGGAGQSPPRITELDKEQLLEIAKANAAAMCTKAGVPIPDNLKPRLTGQLLMPLTMPMPNMAMNAAMASMTAATMTAALSSMGALAAMPPLPSITNKPPPGLPQLNMAALEVVKKKVTKQANSISIKEFTDKCKMIVDSKGELPVAQPHVSDEEDEGKPFGSAALREQKAISFSINNMSVRPAARSDAGIAKEFPVSSGSQHRKKEGDAPGAYGEWVKVEKTTAAAAKAAAAAVAAAVAAAMKAAASSSSPGATAAETQPPAVTPAAETQVAAVSSASDSVFPEPPLQPVDISQAVIERIKAQRRLAENPCDVSAISMLSRAQEQVDAWAQSNTIPGLFTGSTGATVLTSEELSSSGPQAWLKKVPLVAGARRRPH, from the exons ATGGCCGCCAACATAGAACAAATATTCCAAgactttattttaaataaaataagagaAATTGAGGACCAACAAGAAGAAAACGG TCCTGTGAAGGCCTTGGCTTCAGACGCCGACGCCACCGCCAGGACCATACCGGACTCTGAGAGGGATGACAAGGAAGAGGACAGCCAGGGAGCAGCCCTCAAGAAACACAAGAAGCACAAGAAGCACAAGAGCAAGAAGagcaagaaaaagaagaagaaacgaGACAAAGACGAGAAGGAGAGCAGCTCTGAGTCTGGGGTCGAGTCAGAAGGAGAGTCCAAGCATCGCTCCAG AACACCCGGAGAGGAGACCCATGATGGAG ACGGCAATCGAAAAGCCAGTCGGCACAAGCAGCGCTTGacggggaagaagaagaaaaggaggCGGAGAAAAGAAGATGGCCGAAGCTCGTCCGAGTCAGGGGGCAGCCAGAAGGGTGGCCGCCGGGGCTCCGGCTCCACATCCCGCCGGCAGGAAGACCTCCCAGACATCATTCCCAAGCAG GACAGCTCTAAGGCCGGAGGAGCCGACCccgggagagggggtgggaggagccagACCTCGCGCTCCCATGTCCCGTCCCGCTCGCGCTCCCGCTCTGCGCGGAGAGCGCACCGCTCGCGCTCGCGCTCCAGGCGGCGCAGCCGGAGGTCAAGGTCCCGCTCCCGCTCAAGGTCCAGGCGTCGCAGAACTAAGTCCACCTCCAGGTCAAG GTCCCAGTTCGGCCGGCGATCCAGGAGGACAAAGTCCCGATCCCGATCCCGGTCCCCCAGGAGCCGCCGGCGGTCGCCCAAGGGCCGGCGGTCAAGGACCCGGTCTGGATCCGGGACGAGGGGCTCTGGACCGGACAAGAAGCCCTCCCTCGACCCAGCCGCCGGTGGGACGGAGCCCTCCGAT CCCTGCCTTCCTGGCAACGAACCCCAGGTCCCTGACCCCGTCGTAGAGCCGGCGGCCCCCACCCCGCGGGACCCCCTCATCCCCTCCCCGGACCCTTCGCCCCCAGAAGCCGTGGCTGTGAAGGCGGCGGGGTCATGGAGACCACTGCCGCCCTTGGAGGTCATGACCTCCGCCAG TTCGTCACGGAAGGACGGCTCCACCAAACCCTCCACCCAACCCTCCACCCAACCCTCCACCCAACCCTCCACCCAACCCTCCATAGAACCCTCCATAGAACCCTCCACCCAACCCTCCATAGAACCCTCCATAGAACCCTCCACCCAACTCTCTACCCAACCCTCCATAGAACCCTCCACCCAACTCTCCACCCAACCTTCCATCCAACCCTCCTCCCAACCCTCCATCCAACCCTCCATCCAACCCTCCATCCAACCCTCCTCCCAACCCTCCACCCAACCCTCCACCCAACCCTCCACCCAACCCTCCACCCAACCTTCCATCCAACCCTCCTCCCAACCCTCCATCCAACCCTCCATCCAACCCTCCATCCAACCCTCCTCCCAACCCTCCACCCAACCCTCCACCCAACCCTCCACCCAACCCTCCACCCAACCCTCCACCCAACCCTCCACCCAACCCTCCATCGCACCCTCCGCGGCTGGACCCGAACGTCCGGCCGGTGACCCCGCGTCCCCCCGCCCAGTCCCCGGTGGGGAGGGCTGTGGGGACGGGGCGGGCGCCCCCGGGGAGGACCCGCCCGCCGCCGAGCCCCAGGGGGCAGACCGAGCGGCGGACCCTCCGgcccaggagagaggggaggacgcgGGGGAGGGCTCTCCGGTTCAAAAAG AATCCGACGATCCTGTCCCACTGCCTGGTCCCTGTGACATACAGCCCGGCGCTGTCGACCCGGGACATCCTACAGAGAGCCCCCGTCTGTCAGAGAAGCCGCACCCAGACGACGGCAAGGATACCAAGTCCTccacgaagaagaagaagaggacgtCGTCCAAGTCGccgcagaagaagaaggaggccaAGAAGAGCAGCAGGCGGAGGTCCAGGTCCAACTCCCGCGCCCGCCGGAGGAGCTCGCGCTCGGTGAGCCGCAGCAAGAGGAAGAGGTCTGGGTCCCGGAAGAAGAGGTCCGTGTCGAGGAAGAAGAGGTCCGTGTCGAGGAAGAAGAGGTCCGTgtcgaggaggaagaggtccgggtcgaggaggaagaggtccgGGTCCCGGAGGAAGAGGTCCGGGTCCCGGAGGAAGAGGTCCGGGTCCCGGAGGAAGAGGTCCGGGTCCAGGCCGCGGAGGAGATCCAGGTCCAAGTCCAGGTCCAAGAAGAAATCAAAGTCAAG gtcCCCGGCCCGGCGGTCCAGGAGGTCGCGGTCCGGGTCGCGGGCGCCGCGCCGGGGCGCGTACGGCGGGGGCTTCAGCCAGCGGGACCGCTGGAAGAGGGAGCCCAGCCACTCCCCCGTGCTCATCCTCCGCAAGAACCGCTCGCCCGCCCCCACGCACGGCGGCGCCGGCCAGAGCCCGCCGCGCATCACGGAGCTGG ACAAGGAGCAGCTGCTGGAGATCGCCAAGGCCAACGCAGCGGCCATGTGCACCAAGGCGGGCGTGCCCATCCCGGACAACCTGAAGCCCAGGCTGACCGGCCAGCTGCTCATGCCCCTCACCATGCCCATGCCCAACATGGCCATGAATGCAGCCATGGCCAGCATGACCGCCG cGACGATGACGGCGGCGCTGTCCAGCATGGGGGCCCTGGCTGCCAtgccccccctgccctccatcACCAATAAGCCCCCGCCCGGCCTCCCCCAGCTCAACATGGCCGCCCTGGAGGTGGTGAAGAAGAAAGTGACCAAGCAGGccaacagcatcagcatcaaGGAGTTCACGGAT AAATGCAAGATGATCGTGGACAGCAAGGGGGAGCTGCCTGTGGCCCAGCCTCACGTCTCagatgaggaggacgaggggaAACCCTTCGGGAGCGCAGCCCTGCGAGAGCAGAAGGCCATCAGCTTCAGCATCAAT AACATGTCCGTTCGACCGGCCGCGCGGAGCGATGCGGGCATCGCCAAAGAGTTCCCCGTCTCCTCGGGATCCCAGCACCGCAAGAAG GAGGGCGACGCCCCCGGCGCCTACGGAGAATGGGTCAAGGTGGAGAAGACCACCGCCGCGGCGGCCAAAGCAGcggccgccgccgtcgccgccgccgtcgccgccgccaTGAAGGCGGCAGCGTCCTCCTCGTCGCCGGGGGCGACGGCTGCCGAGACGCAGCCCCCCGCAGTCACCCCGGCGGCCGAGACACAGGTGGCCGCCGTGTCCTCCGCCAGTGACAGCGTTTTCCCCGAGCCGCCGCTACag CCGGTGGATATCTCCCAGGCTGTGATTGAGCGGATCAAAGCTCAAAGGCGATTGGCCGAGAACCCTTGCGACGTCAGCGCCATCAGCATGCTCAGCCGCGCACAAGAGCAG gtgGACGCCTGGGCCCAGTCCAACACCATCCCCGGGCTGTTCACCGGCTCCACGGGGGCCACGGTCCTCACCTCCGAAGAGCTGTCCAGCAGCGGGCCCCAGGCCTGGCTCAAAAAGGTACCCCTAGTGGCAGGCGCGCGCAGACGACCACACTGA